Genomic window (Phragmites australis chromosome 5, lpPhrAust1.1, whole genome shotgun sequence):
tctggtggacaaggatccacagcagaccagccaggcagaagagcctatagCGGAGCAGAGCGAAcaacgatgcaacccaatgccacaagcaactcgggtgcggacgtgaccttagacttcttctctttgacttcatctgggttgaggttgatctccatctcaacaatctaaaagcaacaagactgagtacagaaggtacacAATAAGTCCTATAGATGCATAATCgatatttcaaggatatggctttacggcatagttttgagcgtaaagcaggttttatgcaagtatctagttatattctccactgctatcatttttatataaatgtaacaaagcttttaaaaACTGTTTTAAAAGTAACAAatgcaggcatcttctgttggtactgagtatcacctcaagtccccaacgtattagaaggtgagtGGTAACAAGTTGTCGAAACAGTTTTAAAACCAGAACTATGGTTGAAATGACTTGAATTAAATTGGATTGGCAATTCAATCTGGATTTGAATTGGAAATGGATTTATAGCAATTCAATTtgaatgatttgaattgaattgaattgtgTAAATCACTGAATGACTTGGATTCGAATTGATTTAGAAGAACATGATTGAATTGGCGAAGCGATTGAACTGGAAATGAAATGAATATAATTCGAATGATTTGAATTGCATGCGGGTATGAAATCGATAATGATTTGATGAATatggatttgagatatttgggattgaATTCAAATAGGGGTATTTGAATTCGGatctgaatttggattttgCATTAATCCAATTAAGAGTATTTGGATTCGAGATTGATTCAACAAGAATATTTGAAGTTGATTGAATGTCGGTGAATTGAAACAAGATTGAGATTCAAATTGGAGAGAGACTCAATTCGAGTAGAACAAAATTAAATGGGGATAATTCAATTGAATTATTGAATTAtatatttgagttggattggaagatcgattttcacaaattgatttggattaggaaattgcCGAAAGGAACTAAAACAGATTCGAATTGAGAAGCATTCATTTCGAAtcaccacacaaagaaccataagaatcaCTAAACCAAAAATACATAAGCTCAATTTATGCAACGATTACTTTAGAAACTAAtttagtgatctttggaatacttagccaaaataatatatttgaatacacacatacaagtatacacatattcaaatatatattttctcgattttatactatttaataattagaaaaagttttaatttagagtgaattttgctatatttttatatgctaaaactcatgatgttacaaatctaccccacttaaagtgAATCTCGACCCCGAGATTCGgaaggttttttttaagaaggGATTAGAGAAATACTATCTTCCGTTTCTTAACCACTCTGCCATTAGTAAACTTAACTTGTCATGTCGTACAATTTCTTATGGGTTTCCACTGAATATCGTCATGACTCCAAGAGATTCTAATATTTCCAAGTCACATGGGGCTACCCCACATAAAATGGTTTTGACTATGGATGTCTTATAGAGTATGCGACACTATAGTCATTTGTCCATTCATGGCTTATCACTTATCCTCTATTGAGATTTGGTTGCAGTTCTCACTAAACTGATGTTGCTCTAAAACATAGTTTAAGCCTTTGCAATTCCTTAGTCCAAGACTGTTGATTGACTTCTCCATTACTTTATGATACAACACAGGTAGATTCCTTTATGGTCATCAGATAGGGTCTTCTGGCTATCGGTTATTCATCCAGGAGTATTCCCAGTTATTCCATACTGTAAGTACTTTCTTTCGGGAGAGACTTTGCAAACTTTTGTGAGTTAGGGTTTCACATCATTGATATCAAGATTTTTCTTCAATCCTTCATGGGGCTACTGAGGTAaacttcaaatttttttaggctATATTGCCTTATTGAAGGTAAAACACTTAATTCCAAGAGTATAACTTGTCATTTATTCTTAGGGACGTAGGGTTTGCTAAAAGCACTACCTCACTTAAAGAGTTTCCAGTATAAGGGTTTCCAAAAGATATCTGATACTTATTCCGAGTACACAGATCTCAAAAGACTTTCACAGCTATCGGAGTTTCCATAACAGAAGATACTCTCCGAAGGGTGAACAAAAGTAGAAATCAAGGTAAAGTTGAACAACGACTCAATTTGAACTAGCTAGGGTATCCGCTGGGATTGGTATCCATTGATTCATGGCTTTCCGTTTATGGGTATCCTTTTCAAGGGTCTATATTATCTTCCATAGTAGTTCTAGTTGTTGATGTGATACTTCGATGATGTAGATTGGCATAACAGTCACTTACTTCTGGGGGTAACTTCTTGCAAAGTGTCTTGGCTCCTAGCAATTATAGCAAAGCTTCTGTATGCCTTTGGTGTTGCACTGGGTCGCTATTGGACAACTTGCTATGAAATTGCTCGAGTTGCTTACATAAGAAGCAGATCTTGTTGGGGTCTGACATCTTCAGAGTTCCTTTCTGTTGGAGGTTTTCACTATCTTGGTTGTAGAAAACTTGATTTGCTTGGTTAGAGGTGGATCATGGGGCTTCATTCTGCATAGAATGTTGGTCTTCTAGCTTTCACCTCTTGTAACTAGCCCTATGGCATTGACCGAATCTAGATTTCCTTTTCTTGGTGTTTCTGGGGTCTTGGTCAATATTCTCTATACCAAAAGCTTGACTGATATTATTGAGTCCTTGAGTAATAGTTTGCATCAGTTGGGTTTGGTTAGCCATTATTGCGAGAAGATCTCCAGCAATATGTGCTAGTGTCATGTGATGCTCATTCTTGTTATCCTGATTTTCTTGTTCCTTACTCAATTCCTGTCCTTTAGGGACTTTCTGTATTTCTGGATTACTTTCAGTGCCTCGAGTGTCTTCTTCAGTTGGTTTGACATTGTCGCTTGTCTGATTGTTGTTGTCTTGTACGGACTTTGTTGATGGGCTATTCCCAGCTTTCAGTCATGTGGCTTGGGTTTTTAGCTCTAGATGTTGATCATCTTCGATTGATTTTTCTGACGACATATTTGgtagcttcttgttcttcggggATAGGGTAGAAAGCATAAGATGAGTTAATATTCAATTTTGGTAGATGTGTAATAAGAGCACACAACTAAGAAAACAAACAACGAACAAACAACAAGAACCAGTACTACAATGTGAACACTCACAATTAACTTTCCATCACTATGATACGATAGAGAATAGAGGTTAGGCTTCATGCTTCACACAACTCCTTGTGTAAGCCTCAATCTTGTCAGTGTTCTCCACGTTGAGTTTTGAGAAGAGGTGGGTAAAGAGGAATCAACAATTTTTGCAACAGAGTGCCAAGGTAAGGTAAGATCAATAAGATGTAGATAGGGTAAAgaagagtttttcttttctttgaataGTTTATAGTAAAACTAAGTATAAGTAATGTCAATGCTAAGGTCACAACCTACAGCCATGTACGACTCTGATACCAACCTATCAGGACCCCGAatccgggttcccctgtgcctctattatcagtccctagatcaaaTAGCTGACACAGAGAATTcaacaaaataatatcaaatacatactttgtgaggaaccgtccaaataatattctaattaatcaccagaaggatcattattcataatcacaacctcgataattaaccagaatatcatcccggtagttccggcatgtgttttgtacctaagatcagaacacatgccttccaacatttagcatcacaacatagattaagaaagagcaagtaattaacatttatattacaagtctttaacatgcaaccatttccaacaatttacaagaaaagacaacaacatctacgcagcgaaaacataaacctatacaacaaaagggagtggagccacatgccttTAGGCTCCACACCAAAAGcgcgacctccgagagtaggatgaactactcttacccgccaccctgatcggcaagcacgaagtagccaaacaccagctcTTCCCCACCAGTTGCACCTGAAAATACaggtatgagtacgaaggtacttgcaagacttaaaccatatagatcacatatacatagctcgactccaagaattatgtaTTGAGCCATTAACAAGgcaaagccacatggttaagttaaacataagcggttaGCAACCTGGACACAtatgtaacatcccaaaatctTAAGCTGTAGTTTTtgagataattaattattgttAATGCAAGACTGCGGGTTTAATTTCTAAGAGATCGAGTTTCTTTAAAATTTTAAGtataaatttgatttttttagaatttgtcTGGTGTGTTCAATCTGTGATGGTTGATTTGTTTGGTGTTAATGTATTTATGAGAtttcctttcttttattttccatGAGTTTTTCTGTGCATCACAAATCATGTTTTATATGCATAGCatcttattttgaattttgagaaaaatcggCTTAGccagaagttataaaaatttaaCCAGATACACCTTATGGTCTGCAGTATTTTGGTAaattttggtagatttttttttagagcGCATCTGGAtagatttcaaaaataaaagttCTCTTAGCTAAAAATAGATGCGTACCTTGAGGGCCACGTTCTCTCTTTCTTGGCGTATTTCCTTTCCTTTGGCCCAACTCAAATCGACCGCCACGGCACGAGAAGCTTCGGCCACCATCATCCTACTCGCCATGCCGCTCCCTGTGCTCGGCGACAGCCGAGGACGCCGGCCATCCCGCACAGCGGCACTCGCTGTATGCCTGCCGTTCCTCCTTATCCGATCGCTCGGGTCTGCTCACCTCTCAGTGCCCGCGCACCTCCGCACACTCGTCGCTCTACCTGCTGGCCTCGCGCCGAGCGTGCGGCGTGGTGATGCCACCGTGCCCTGCCTCCCTCCTCTGGCTTTAAAGCCAAGCAGAGCAGGCCATCCCAttccttccctctccctcaaCTCCCTCGGCCACACCAGTTCGCGAGCATGCCTAGTTGGGCGAGAGCGCAGCCGTTCTCCTCAGCGCCAGCGGTGCCCATCGCTTCACGCAGTCGCCAGCGTCCAGGGAATCAACCGTGGATTGCTTGGTCGCGTCGATCTCCGCAGCTCCGGTCACCACCATTTCCACCCACCAGTTCGACTGTCGCTGGTGAGTTTCCCAGTGGCTCTCAAGTCTAGTGCACCCCAGAAGCATCTATGCATGCTCATGTATCCATTTGAGAACCCAAACAACCACACACTAAGTGCACTGACCTGCATGCTTCATGCAGACTTCACGCCGCGTGCTGTCGTCGCCATTGCCGCCGTCGAGCTTGCTCCGGCCACCTCCGAGCTGTGCGTGTCACTTCACGAGGATCCCCATGGCACACTGAACATCTTGGTACCCTCCGCTGGCCGAGCCGTCGCAGGAACCGCCGCCGGCGTTGCCTCCGGCAAGCCCACGGTCTAGCCACTGCTCCCGTCTAGCCTCCATAGTACTGTTCATTCTTTGCTCAAAATGACTAACACTTGTATAATTCgtagtaaaataaatacaactccgaaaaatatgaaaccaagtttgttagtttCGTTTTGTTgtaatctacatgttaaaactgaTAGAACTCATGCAATACTTTctgaaaattaattaattaactgAATGTGTTTCAACTTATTTAAATTACAGTTAATTAATACAATATCCTAAAaatgtgaaaccacttttattagcttTATCCTGTCAAGGACTAAAGTATAAAAATGCAAGTTTTCATGAAAATTTCAGATTAagttttgtgatgatttaaatGTGATCAATCTTGTTTAATTCACCATTTAATCATGGAATTTCTAAAGTCTGTGAATCCATTTCTAATGATATGTATAAATAGTGtactttttaagaaaaatgttGTCCAGCATGTTAGATGAGTTTGGCCATTGTTTTAGCACATGTTTTGATCTCACATTATTAACTTCTAAAAATCTTTGTTGGTGTAactttacacaagaaaaatacatTTCACCCATACTCCGATTAACACGATTCTTATTgtaaaattcatctaaaatcatgtTCTTTGTTTTCATGCAGAAATATTTTGTGTTCATTGCTGTGgattttcttggatggatttaTTTGCATCTTTCGGTGTTTATCGATCGAGTATTTGGCGTGTACGTAAGTGCGATCAACGATGAATGATAGAGATCAGAAATATCACAAAGGTGAGAGGCAAGCAATCCCTTGACCATTTTGGGCCCAGTGTTTAAATTTACTTTATGCATTGATTATGAAAATTTACTATGCATGCGTAGATGTTTTATAAAACTGCTATTTGGGATGGTAGTCATGACCTAATTGAATCaatatgtcaactctccttgaaCTTGTTAACCTTACCATTGTTAACCTAGCTTTTGGGATGACATGATAATATCACTTCGGTAGAACCGGACTAAGATGTGATAGAAATGCTTAGCTTTGCTGTCTACGGTAATTTATTTGGTTGTCATACTATCACTTGGGACATGAAAAGATTTGTCAAAATAGTTAAGTCTTTGTTTTGAGAAACTTGAGTTGTTGTTCAGATTCGGGCAGGTTTATGTCAATGTGTGTCGGAAGGTGAGCGTCGTCTCACAGAAGAGTGTATAGGTGGAGACCTGCTCGTATTATATGAGGACCGGTACCTTGTACCTGGAACTAAGggaaacagtacaaccacatgtGCCGGTATGGATGACGGCCTTAGCTTATTAACCCGGATAATTCTACCTTTGCTTCTTGGAGTTTGGTGTGTATGTGCGGGTAATCCACGAGGTGGGTGTATCCGAAGGGACTCCCATGGCTATATACGTGGGATCAAAGTTTGCCGACATAACGATTAATACCCTCTGGACTAGTGGGACCGCCTCTGGGGTACTTAGTTGGAGGGAATAATATTAATCGGGAGGAGCAATGGTTAGGATTAATCGGTGTAACGGCTTTGTCATGACGCCCTATGTACACCCAACGTGCAGAGTGTACGGTATCGACGGGTACCACCAAAGGGAAgttcatgtcgtgtgggtaaagtgtacaaactctgcagagtaataaatctattcgaatagccgagCTCGCGGTCAAGAGCCCCTTAGGAAAGGCTGCATGGTTTAGATTATTTGTTTTGGGATGTTGGGTTTCACTTGTAGGCACTAGTGTAAGTATTGTGTATGTCTAGATGGAGAATCGATCTTCATGGTCTGTGGTAGACATGAAGCTgtggttatttatttatttatttgcactATCATTTACTTTTTGCTCTCTTTAAATTACGTTGCGAATCTATTATATTGTGTACTTTCCAAATTGTCAAGGCATTTATGCAAAACTAGATATGTTGGCCATCCTTCAATTCAACCTGCATTATTGTATTATTGCAATATATATAGCTTGCCTCCTGAAGTCGTTTATTCAGAGATAATGTCAGGAAATCATGGAAGCGATGATATCGGGTCTTTCTAGGATTCAACTCCCAGTCGGTTGCCTGTGGGCGGGTTTGAGGCACACCCGCTGGATATTTGAatctattttattgtatttttcCGCTGCATATCCTTTTATATTGTAGACCAGTTGGTCATAATGTTGTAAATTTAATCCAATTAAACATTTTTACCTTGTAAAATGTATGGATGTGATATCACTGTTGTAACCGTGTGTACTTGCTACTGATCATGGGACAAGTACAGTGGAAACACGGAGTTTTGGGTAATCTAATTACCCGGGGCGTCAcaacatatgtgtgagcaactaacttaactaACAATAACACAACTCTATCTTGCCATAACCAATTGAACATAAATAaatggaaccattatgaacacacatgtaacaaagaccaactcaaccatctctcacatatccaaccatcaaacacaagcgaaaactctacgatcgATCCAGATGGATAAAAGCATGCTTATGACCAAGAGCgtggcatttcaaaatatttttacaccctgcagggggatacttctagacccacacgacacaaggacCTTACAActtgtgccacctgctaaagtgcacacaagggggtactcgtgtcaacctttcccaataagctccgatcatttgaaacatgcattgctcggcgcggcggtactagaactactcccgaagcaaactagtaccaatacaagcccgcccgctcacactgtcgatgttcaggccccaaatgaccacaactacaaatgtatttggctcaccttaccattagatcagcatgtggtgagtacggttgtgaggaaccgtccaaataatattctaattaatcaacaGGAGGATcgttattcataatcacaacctcaatgattaaccagaatatcatcccggtagttcCAACATGTGTTCTGttcccaagatcggaacacatacctttctaacatatacatcacaacaaagcttaagaaagagcgagtaattaacattatattacaagttcttaaccatgcagctgtttccacaatttacaacaaaaaggaaacaacaactacgcagcagaagaaaactatacaacaaaaggatacgaagccacatgcccttaggctccataccaaaacaccgAGTTCaaagtagagtgtgctactccttcccgccaccctgatcggcaggcacaaagtagccaaacaccaccccctcctcgccgacctgtgaacctgcatcaacttaagggcaacaccctaagtacgaaggtactcgcaagtcttacataatataggtatataatatcccgatttcaaggattatgcattgagctgttagcaagaatagGCCACAAGTAGCAACCTAGacatgtgtgagcaactaacttaatcaacatatatgaaattaccctgcaactaccaactgatcatatgaaactgaagcctcattagtatcaatgtataacaagtgccatctcgatcacctcccacatatccgaaccacaaaccacatatccgaaccatacaaccgaaccaaccacaAGAACTCTATAACccggtgcaaatgaaacaatagcatgctcatgaccgagagcgcggcagttcaaactgtttatacaccctgcaggggatattCCTGGatccacacgactcggggaccatatggcttgtgccacccgctaaagtgcacacaaggggtacccatgtcaacctttcccaaccagccccaaccgtgtacGACATGCAACGCTCAGCGTGGCagtaccagaactactcccgaaggaaactagtaccgcttacaagcccgcccgctcacaccgtcgttgttcaggcgccacaaagccacaactgggaaggtattcggctcgccttaccattagatcagcatgtggtgagtaaggcaagtgctaaagctaactaccccgatgatcggccttaaacgatgcaagcggcctacggtgttcGGGTTCCCTTCCTGAACTACccccggactttccttgagggcagatgacacccctaacaccgctcacatcttgtctcgtactcaccactcgaccaaccaacaccaacaacccaacacggtaaccattgtgaaagtaatttaacctatagctcgTGAACGAGGGGACGTTCCactgcttgacttctaccgagaacttatgcattgctaagcatctcgcatcacttttaagttagaccttagcatgattaaacccatgctataaggatatggatcaacaatagatcaaggtagagacaatgcaattcaacataggatctacccatcaaaacccaacattgacttcctatacataagcataatttatcaatatttagactccattcaatacgACAAAGGTGcgatatgatagatgcttgccttgctgttcaggtggctgTCCAAAAATTTCCTTCGCTCTTCTGGAACACTAGCTCGACGTTctttaaaaagaataacgcatgcaatgccatgagtatggatgaaatgcaacaatgcatgctataggatgcgcaaaacatgttaaaagtgtaAACATGCGAGCTAgtacaaaattgggactcaaaccaatttgaaaagtcgctgaaagtgcggaacctccggagaaatctccggaacctccggacatatgcggactatccgcaaaattatgcggaacatccggatatttgcgcaactcaggcaaactctggactatccggagaattctctggatactccggacatgtgcggaccctccgaACTTTGTCCGGACATTCCGGACATTGACAGGAAATGTATTTTTGCCGATTCATTGATCGATTCActttgaacactagacacactttaccgaaacatggtcatacactatataagggtTTTAGATCCAATTAATTACGCAATGTTAAAGATTaaaaccatttcaatgactcattaaacctaagcacgtatttcatta
Coding sequences:
- the LOC133920193 gene encoding uncharacterized protein LOC133920193 is translated as MPSWARAQPFSSAPAVPIASRSRQRPGNQPWIAWSRRSPQLRSPPFPPTSSTVADFTPRAVVAIAAVELAPATSELCVSLHEDPHGTLNILVPSAGRAVAGTAAGVASGKPTKYFVFIAVDFLGWIYLHLSVFIDRVFGVYVSAINDE